The proteins below are encoded in one region of Segatella copri:
- a CDS encoding AMP-dependent synthetase/ligase: MQINSHLSVLVHNLAKKWGEKTALTFRKFGSDQWQSVSFNLFSLRVKQVSNALLNLGAKPLDKIAVFSQNCVHYLYTDFGAYGIRVTSVPFYANSSEQQIQYMINDAQIRFLFVGEQEQYDKAHRIFALCPSLERIIIFDSSVRISTHDPAALYFKDFLKLGENLPRQTEVEELYKQASMDDLANILYTSGTTGDSKGVMLTYSQYYAALKANDECIPVTEKDRVIDFLPFTHIFERGWAYLCLSEGAELIINTYPHEIQESMREMHPTCMCSVPRFWEKVYIAVKAKMDDAGPIQKKLFYHALAVGKKRNIEYLANCKRPPLTLELEYQIINKTVLSMVRKQLGLEKPNIFPTAGAYVSPEVEEFVHAIGINMVVGYGLTESLATVSCDHLDKKRSLGSVGRPISSIQVKIGEDNEVLLKGPTITPGYYHRDTTNAKAFDKDGFFHTGDAGYMKDGELYLTERIKDLFKTSNGKYIAPQQVESLLLVDKFIDQVAVIADQRKFVSALVVPEFRLVEDWAREHHIAFTCREDLCANEKVQKMLMDRIQILQQNLAYYEQIKRITLLAHHFSMESGELTNTLKIRRPIINKNYKAEIDKMYEE, encoded by the coding sequence ATGCAGATTAATAGTCATCTTTCGGTACTGGTACATAATCTCGCCAAGAAATGGGGAGAGAAAACTGCTTTAACTTTCAGAAAGTTTGGCAGCGACCAGTGGCAATCGGTTTCATTCAACCTCTTTTCCTTAAGAGTGAAACAAGTGAGCAATGCCCTCCTGAATCTTGGGGCTAAACCTCTTGACAAAATCGCAGTCTTCTCGCAGAACTGTGTGCATTATCTGTACACCGACTTCGGTGCGTACGGTATCAGAGTTACCTCTGTGCCTTTCTATGCCAACAGCAGCGAGCAGCAGATTCAATATATGATTAATGATGCGCAGATTCGCTTCCTCTTTGTTGGCGAACAGGAGCAGTATGACAAGGCTCACCGTATCTTTGCCCTCTGTCCATCTCTGGAGCGTATCATCATCTTCGATTCAAGCGTGCGCATCAGTACACATGACCCTGCAGCCCTCTATTTCAAGGACTTCCTGAAGCTGGGAGAGAATCTTCCTCGTCAGACAGAAGTGGAGGAACTCTACAAGCAGGCAAGTATGGATGATTTGGCTAATATCCTCTATACCAGTGGAACAACTGGAGATAGCAAGGGCGTGATGCTGACCTATAGCCAGTATTATGCTGCTTTGAAGGCAAACGATGAGTGCATTCCTGTTACCGAAAAGGACCGCGTCATCGACTTCCTTCCATTCACCCATATCTTTGAGCGTGGATGGGCATATCTCTGCTTGAGCGAAGGTGCCGAACTCATCATCAATACTTATCCTCATGAAATTCAGGAGAGTATGAGAGAGATGCATCCTACTTGTATGTGTAGTGTGCCACGTTTCTGGGAGAAGGTTTATATCGCCGTAAAGGCAAAGATGGATGATGCCGGTCCTATCCAGAAGAAACTCTTCTACCATGCCTTGGCGGTAGGAAAGAAGCGGAATATAGAATATCTGGCAAACTGCAAGCGCCCTCCTCTGACCTTGGAGTTGGAATATCAGATTATCAACAAGACCGTTTTGAGCATGGTTCGCAAGCAGTTGGGCTTGGAAAAACCGAATATCTTCCCTACAGCGGGTGCTTATGTAAGTCCGGAAGTAGAGGAGTTTGTACATGCCATCGGTATCAATATGGTGGTGGGTTATGGTCTGACCGAGAGTCTTGCCACCGTATCTTGCGATCATCTCGACAAGAAACGCAGTCTGGGTTCGGTGGGTCGTCCTATCTCCAGCATTCAGGTAAAGATAGGTGAGGATAATGAGGTGCTCCTCAAGGGCCCTACCATCACTCCGGGATATTATCATCGTGATACCACCAATGCGAAGGCATTCGACAAGGATGGATTCTTCCATACCGGTGATGCCGGCTATATGAAGGATGGCGAGCTTTATCTCACCGAGCGTATCAAGGACCTGTTCAAGACATCGAATGGTAAATATATCGCTCCGCAGCAGGTAGAATCGTTGCTCCTGGTAGATAAGTTCATCGATCAGGTGGCTGTGATTGCCGACCAGCGCAAGTTCGTATCAGCCCTCGTCGTTCCAGAGTTCCGTCTCGTGGAGGACTGGGCACGTGAGCATCATATCGCCTTCACCTGCCGTGAAGATTTGTGTGCTAACGAGAAGGTGCAGAAGATGCTGATGGACCGTATCCAGATTCTCCAGCAAAATCTGGCTTATTATGAGCAGATTAAGCGCATTACCCTCCTGGCTCACCACTTCTCTATGGAGTCGGGTGAGTTGACCAATACCTTGAAGATTCGCCGCCCTATCATCAACAAGAACTACAAGGCGGAGATTGACAAGATGTATGAGGAGTAA
- the prfB gene encoding peptide chain release factor 2, with the protein MITADQLKDVMDRADALHHYLNIDQKKVEFEEEQLRTQAPDFWEDPKYAQEQMKKVKGIQKWLDGYKTVRLYADELQLAFDFYKDEMVTEEEVDADYAKAIKAIEDLELKNMLRQKEDPMDCVLKINSGAGGTESQDWAQMLMRMYMRWAEAHGYKVTITDMQEGDEAGIKSVTMTIEGGEYAYGYLKSENGVHRLVRVSPFNAQGKRMTSFASVFVTPLVDDTIEVYVDPAKLSWDTFRSSGAGGQNVNKVESGVRLRYWYTDPDTGEEEEILIENTETRDQPKNRAKALLLLKSQLYDRAMKKRLEAKAKIEAGKKKIEWGSQIRSYVFDDRRVKDHRTNYQTSDVDGVMDGKIDDFIKAYLMEFPTNDDEQQ; encoded by the coding sequence ATGATTACAGCTGACCAGTTGAAGGATGTGATGGACAGAGCTGACGCTCTGCATCACTATCTCAATATAGACCAGAAGAAAGTAGAATTCGAAGAGGAGCAGCTCCGCACCCAGGCTCCTGACTTTTGGGAAGACCCGAAGTATGCACAGGAGCAGATGAAGAAGGTGAAGGGCATCCAGAAATGGCTCGACGGCTACAAGACCGTGCGTCTTTATGCCGACGAACTGCAGCTTGCCTTCGACTTCTATAAAGACGAAATGGTAACCGAGGAAGAGGTGGATGCCGATTATGCCAAGGCGATCAAAGCCATCGAAGACTTGGAGTTGAAGAACATGCTTCGCCAGAAGGAAGACCCGATGGACTGCGTGCTCAAGATTAATTCCGGTGCCGGTGGTACAGAAAGCCAGGACTGGGCACAGATGCTGATGCGTATGTATATGCGCTGGGCTGAGGCTCATGGCTACAAGGTAACCATCACCGATATGCAGGAAGGCGATGAGGCTGGTATCAAGAGCGTCACCATGACCATTGAGGGCGGCGAGTACGCTTATGGTTATCTGAAGAGCGAGAACGGTGTGCACCGACTGGTGCGTGTTTCTCCTTTCAATGCCCAGGGCAAGCGAATGACCAGTTTCGCCAGTGTCTTCGTAACTCCGCTGGTAGATGATACCATCGAGGTATATGTTGACCCAGCCAAGCTCTCCTGGGATACCTTCCGTTCGAGTGGTGCCGGTGGTCAGAATGTGAATAAGGTTGAATCCGGTGTCCGTCTGCGTTATTGGTATACTGACCCTGATACAGGCGAGGAAGAAGAAATCCTCATCGAGAACACCGAGACCCGTGACCAGCCAAAGAACCGTGCCAAGGCATTGTTGCTCTTGAAGAGCCAACTCTACGACCGCGCCATGAAGAAGCGTCTGGAGGCTAAGGCTAAGATTGAGGCTGGTAAGAAGAAGATAGAGTGGGGAAGCCAGATTAGAAGTTATGTCTTCGACGACCGTCGTGTGAAAGACCACCGTACCAACTATCAGACATCGGATGTAGATGGCGTGATGGACGGCAAGATAGATGATTTCATCAAGGCATACCTGATGGAGTTCCCTACGAATGATGACGAACAACAATAA
- a CDS encoding CYTH domain-containing protein, giving the protein MSGLEIERKFLVKKGDAYKSAAFSSSHIQQGYIPAEGATVRVRTRDEKAYLTIKGKSVNGGMTRYEFEKEITMDEAQHLLQLCQGGVIDKRRYLVKSGSHTFEVDEFYGDNEGLVMAEVELASETEAYEKPDFIGMEVTGDKRFYNSHLLGNPFSKWRDTLPAEYR; this is encoded by the coding sequence ATGAGTGGATTAGAGATAGAAAGAAAATTCCTCGTTAAGAAGGGCGACGCTTACAAAAGCGCCGCCTTTTCTTCTAGTCATATCCAGCAGGGATATATTCCTGCCGAGGGGGCTACGGTGCGGGTTCGCACACGGGACGAGAAGGCTTACCTTACCATTAAGGGCAAGTCGGTAAATGGCGGCATGACCCGCTATGAGTTTGAAAAGGAGATAACGATGGACGAGGCGCAGCATCTTCTGCAACTTTGTCAGGGCGGCGTCATCGATAAGCGTCGCTATCTGGTGAAAAGTGGCAGTCATACCTTCGAGGTAGATGAGTTCTATGGCGATAATGAAGGTCTGGTCATGGCAGAGGTGGAGTTGGCTAGCGAGACTGAAGCCTATGAGAAACCTGATTTCATCGGTATGGAGGTAACAGGCGACAAGCGATTCTACAATTCGCATCTCTTGGGCAATCCTTTCTCGAAGTGGCGTGATACCTTGCCGGCTGAATATCGTTAG
- a CDS encoding sodium-dependent transporter, whose translation MTDSNRGSFGSKIGLILATAGGAVGLGNVWRFPYMAGQEGGAAFILVYIGSVLLLGIPCMISEFIIGRHGASNTARAYTKLSNGTAWKWVGYLEVLTGFLITGYYAVVSGWCLQYVYASIMGELHGDPTFVANYFKEFSSDPVRPVMWTVAIFLICHFVIIHGVRGGIEKASKVMMPLLFILLLIIVVAACLLPDAGKGVEFLLKPDFGKVDRNVFLNALGQSFYSMSIGMGCICTYASYFSRQTNLFKSALQISIIDLLVAVLAGLMIFPAAFSVGVSPDSGPSLIFITLPNVFNQAFASLPVLGWIISLLFYVLLSVAALTSLMSLHEVNTSFFYEELKIDRKKGATIVTVSCAIIGAFCSLSLGATDKLSFFGKALFDWFDFVTGQIFLPLAGFLTCLFLGWYVPKQIVQDEFTNWGTLKGRLFGIYLFLIKFVCPVLIFLVFLNQFGVFG comes from the coding sequence ATGACAGATTCAAATAGAGGAAGTTTTGGTAGCAAGATTGGATTGATTCTTGCTACAGCAGGTGGCGCCGTAGGTTTGGGTAACGTATGGCGCTTCCCTTATATGGCTGGTCAGGAAGGTGGCGCAGCCTTTATTCTGGTATACATCGGAAGTGTGCTCCTGTTGGGCATTCCATGTATGATTTCTGAGTTTATCATCGGCCGTCATGGTGCCTCTAATACCGCACGTGCCTATACCAAACTCTCTAATGGTACGGCTTGGAAGTGGGTAGGCTATCTTGAGGTGCTTACCGGTTTTCTGATTACGGGCTATTATGCGGTGGTTTCGGGCTGGTGTCTGCAGTATGTCTATGCCAGCATCATGGGCGAACTGCATGGTGACCCTACCTTTGTGGCGAATTACTTCAAGGAGTTTTCTTCTGATCCTGTGCGTCCGGTTATGTGGACGGTAGCGATATTCCTGATTTGTCATTTCGTGATTATTCATGGTGTGCGCGGCGGTATAGAGAAGGCTTCTAAGGTGATGATGCCTCTCCTGTTCATCCTGCTTTTGATCATTGTGGTAGCAGCCTGTCTGTTGCCGGATGCAGGTAAGGGCGTGGAGTTCCTGTTGAAGCCTGATTTCGGAAAGGTAGACAGAAACGTGTTCCTGAATGCCTTGGGACAGTCGTTCTATTCTATGAGTATCGGTATGGGCTGTATCTGTACCTATGCTTCTTACTTCAGCCGTCAGACCAATCTCTTCAAGAGTGCTTTGCAGATTTCCATCATCGATTTGCTGGTAGCAGTACTGGCTGGTCTGATGATTTTCCCTGCAGCCTTCTCTGTAGGTGTATCACCGGATAGTGGTCCTTCGCTCATCTTCATTACTTTGCCGAATGTCTTTAATCAGGCGTTTGCATCGTTACCTGTATTGGGATGGATCATCTCGCTGCTTTTCTACGTATTGCTGTCGGTAGCTGCCTTGACCTCGCTGATGTCACTTCATGAAGTGAATACTTCTTTCTTCTACGAGGAGTTGAAGATAGACCGCAAGAAGGGTGCTACCATCGTTACGGTTTCCTGTGCCATCATCGGAGCCTTCTGTTCGCTCTCTTTGGGTGCAACAGATAAGCTTTCGTTCTTCGGAAAGGCGCTGTTCGATTGGTTCGACTTTGTTACGGGTCAGATATTCCTTCCTCTGGCAGGATTCCTTACCTGCCTGTTCCTGGGCTGGTATGTACCTAAGCAGATCGTACAGGATGAGTTTACGAACTGGGGAACCTTGAAGGGCCGTCTCTTCGGTATCTATCTCTTCCTGATTAAGTTCGTTTGTCCTGTCCTCATCTTCCTGGTATTCCTGAACCAGTTTGGTGTCTTCGGATAA
- a CDS encoding sodium-dependent transporter has protein sequence METRGNFGSKLGVILATAGSAVGLGNVWRFPYMAGQNGGAAFILIYLVCIILLGLPGMMSEFIIGRHSASNAARAYTNLGKHKAWGALGLMGIITSMIILGFYAVVAGWCLQYLYASIMGGVHGDAEYVKTYFQTFSADPIRPTLWAVGFILLTHMVVVRGVRNGIEKASKILMPMLFFLLIVIVIASCSLPGAMKGVEFLLKPDFSKVDENVLLEALGQAFFSLSMGTACLCTYASYFNRQTNLLKSATQIVTIDTVIAVLAGLMIFPAAFSVGVQPDSGPSLIFITLPNVFQEAFGNMPVVGYVISVLFYALLVLAALTSTISMHEIGTAFIYEEGKISRAKGAWFETIVCSIIAVFCSLSQGAVPDLGFFGKDFLSNCDNFTAQLLMPLSSFITCLFLGWYVPKKIVRDEFTNWGTLKGTLFPVFLFTIRFICPICIFLIFLHQFGVI, from the coding sequence ATGGAAACAAGAGGAAATTTTGGTAGTAAGTTGGGCGTTATTCTTGCCACAGCCGGCTCGGCAGTCGGTTTGGGTAATGTGTGGCGTTTCCCTTATATGGCAGGTCAGAATGGTGGTGCCGCCTTCATTCTCATCTATTTGGTATGTATCATCCTGCTCGGATTGCCTGGCATGATGAGTGAATTCATCATCGGCCGTCATTCTGCATCCAATGCAGCCCGAGCTTATACCAATCTGGGAAAGCATAAGGCTTGGGGGGCTTTGGGCTTGATGGGTATCATCACCTCTATGATTATCCTGGGTTTCTATGCCGTAGTGGCTGGCTGGTGTCTGCAGTATCTCTATGCCAGTATCATGGGCGGTGTTCATGGCGACGCAGAGTATGTGAAGACCTATTTCCAGACCTTTTCAGCCGATCCTATCCGCCCAACCTTATGGGCAGTAGGTTTTATCCTGCTTACCCACATGGTTGTAGTGCGCGGTGTGCGCAATGGTATAGAGAAAGCATCCAAGATTCTGATGCCGATGCTCTTCTTCCTGTTGATTGTGATTGTGATTGCTTCCTGCTCTCTGCCGGGAGCGATGAAAGGAGTGGAGTTCCTGCTGAAGCCGGATTTCTCTAAGGTAGATGAAAACGTGTTGCTCGAAGCGCTGGGACAGGCGTTCTTCTCTTTGAGTATGGGTACGGCATGTCTGTGTACTTATGCCTCTTACTTCAACAGACAGACCAATCTCTTGAAGTCGGCTACTCAGATTGTGACCATTGATACGGTAATCGCCGTATTGGCAGGTTTGATGATATTCCCTGCAGCCTTCTCGGTAGGTGTGCAGCCAGACAGCGGTCCTTCGCTCATCTTCATTACCTTGCCAAACGTATTCCAGGAGGCTTTCGGTAACATGCCGGTTGTCGGTTATGTGATTTCGGTGTTGTTCTATGCCTTGCTTGTATTGGCAGCCCTGACTTCTACCATCTCGATGCACGAGATAGGTACCGCCTTTATTTATGAGGAGGGTAAGATAAGCCGTGCCAAGGGAGCCTGGTTCGAGACCATCGTTTGCAGCATCATAGCCGTATTCTGCTCGCTCTCTCAGGGTGCCGTACCTGATTTGGGTTTCTTCGGCAAGGATTTCCTGAGCAATTGTGACAACTTTACTGCCCAGCTGCTCATGCCGTTGAGTTCATTCATCACCTGTCTGTTCCTGGGATGGTATGTGCCAAAGAAGATTGTGCGTGATGAGTTTACTAACTGGGGAACCTTGAAGGGAACTCTCTTCCCAGTCTTCCTGTTCACCATCCGTTTTATCTGTCCAATCTGTATTTTCCTTATCTTCCTGCACCAGTTTGGTGTCATTTAG
- a CDS encoding helix-hairpin-helix domain-containing protein, with protein sequence MIFIVGSKETMPSEKQQAHNDSIIRHATRQQPGYYDEGLQSSEVFAFDPNTASQSDFQRLGLESWQARNIIKYRNKGGIFRTPRDFARVYGLTKKQFEKLLPFIRIGKDYQPAANFYPRERYNYGYQETAIRTREERKKDTTQYSYPRKLREGQYININSADTTELQKIPGIGSYYARSIIRYRERLGGFVSMSQIQEVEGVPETALHYMNIDAKHIRKMNVNQLSLAELRKHPYLDFYQAKEIVNYRRTHGPLKSAEELRLLKDFPPAEIERIKPYLAY encoded by the coding sequence ATGATTTTCATTGTAGGTTCTAAAGAAACCATGCCATCAGAAAAGCAACAAGCCCATAACGATAGTATCATCAGACATGCCACGCGGCAACAGCCAGGCTATTATGACGAAGGACTTCAGTCGAGCGAAGTATTCGCCTTTGACCCCAATACGGCAAGCCAATCTGATTTCCAACGGCTGGGACTGGAATCATGGCAAGCCAGAAACATCATCAAATATCGAAATAAAGGAGGTATCTTCAGGACACCTAGAGACTTTGCACGGGTTTACGGACTAACCAAGAAGCAATTCGAAAAACTGCTGCCCTTTATCAGAATTGGTAAAGACTACCAGCCGGCTGCCAACTTTTACCCAAGAGAAAGATACAACTACGGCTATCAAGAGACGGCTATAAGAACCAGAGAAGAAAGGAAGAAAGACACTACCCAATACAGTTATCCACGAAAACTGAGAGAAGGTCAGTATATCAACATCAATTCTGCTGATACGACCGAACTGCAGAAAATTCCCGGCATAGGCTCTTACTATGCCAGAAGCATCATCCGTTACAGAGAGCGTTTAGGCGGTTTTGTTTCCATGAGCCAGATACAAGAAGTGGAAGGCGTGCCCGAGACAGCCCTCCACTATATGAATATTGATGCAAAACATATCCGGAAAATGAATGTCAACCAGCTCAGTTTAGCCGAACTGCGCAAACATCCTTACCTGGACTTTTACCAAGCAAAGGAAATCGTAAACTACCGCAGAACCCATGGTCCGCTGAAAAGTGCTGAAGAGCTGCGTCTCCTCAAAGACTTTCCACCTGCCGAAATAGAAAGAATCAAGCCGTATCTTGCCTACTAG
- a CDS encoding subtilase, which yields MKKAYLLFLAAMLSTAVFAGSKQTVKIDGQVIEKTVSEITFDGDNVVLQYSDNTSDQADMSLVTLSFTYQTTGISQVEGIKQALQGKVYNLQGQCVGKSPKGLSKGVYMINGKKVIIK from the coding sequence ATGAAAAAAGCTTATTTGTTATTCTTGGCTGCAATGTTGTCTACGGCTGTATTTGCCGGCAGCAAACAGACGGTTAAGATTGATGGTCAGGTCATAGAAAAGACTGTCTCAGAGATTACCTTCGATGGCGACAATGTCGTTCTTCAGTATTCAGATAATACATCTGATCAGGCAGATATGTCGCTCGTAACCCTTTCTTTCACTTATCAAACTACCGGCATCAGTCAGGTAGAAGGCATTAAGCAGGCATTGCAAGGTAAGGTTTATAACCTTCAGGGCCAGTGTGTAGGTAAATCCCCTAAGGGTTTATCTAAGGGTGTTTATATGATTAATGGTAAGAAAGTAATCATCAAATAA